In Vigna unguiculata cultivar IT97K-499-35 chromosome 3, ASM411807v1, whole genome shotgun sequence, a single genomic region encodes these proteins:
- the LOC114177434 gene encoding transcription factor PRE6-like, translating into MSSRRSRSRQTPVSTQITDAQITDLVSKLQHLIPELRARRSDKVSASKVLQETCNYIKSLHREVDDLSDRLSQLLATTDSNSAQAAIIRSLLM; encoded by the exons ATGTCCTCCAGAAGATCTCGTTCCAGACAAACGCCAGTTTCCACTCAGATCACTGATGCTCAGATCACTGATCTCGTTTCCAAGTTACAACACCTTATCCCTGAGCTTCGCGCTAGACGTTCCGACAAG GTTTCAGCTTCTAAGGTGTTGCAGGAGACTTGCAACTACATCAAAAGCTTGCACCGAGAGGTTGATGACCTAAGTGACCGCTTGTCACAACTTTTGGCCACCACAGACTCCAACAGTGCCCAAGCAGCCATTATTAGGAGCTTACTtatgtaa